One genomic segment of Mycolicibacterium psychrotolerans includes these proteins:
- a CDS encoding SRPBCC family protein, translating into MTDRIEKSALLRAPLDRVWRAISDSAEFGIWFGMTVDGPFVAGATVTGVMTPTAVDDEVAASQEAFAGVSFPLHVVSVAPPRYFAFRWNPLQEPEFAELTTLVEFTLTEADDGVLLEIVESGFDALPESHRGAAFADNSGGWATQLRLIGRYVAAPQWA; encoded by the coding sequence ATGACTGATCGAATCGAGAAGAGCGCACTGCTGCGAGCACCCCTCGACCGGGTGTGGCGGGCGATCAGCGATTCCGCGGAGTTCGGCATCTGGTTCGGGATGACCGTGGACGGGCCATTCGTCGCGGGGGCGACGGTCACCGGGGTGATGACGCCGACCGCGGTCGACGACGAGGTCGCCGCCAGCCAGGAGGCGTTCGCCGGGGTGTCGTTCCCCCTGCACGTCGTCTCGGTGGCACCGCCGCGCTATTTCGCATTCCGGTGGAATCCGCTGCAGGAGCCGGAGTTCGCGGAGCTGACCACCCTGGTGGAGTTCACCCTCACCGAGGCCGACGACGGCGTGCTGCTCGAGATCGTGGAGTCCGGATTCGACGCGCTTCCCGAATCGCACCGCGGCGCGGCGTTCGCCGACAACAGCGGCGGCTGGGCAACCCAGCTCCGCCTCATCGGGCGATACGTGGCGGCACCACAATGGGCGTGA
- a CDS encoding SRPBCC family protein, with translation MPTVSRTFAVSPPPTVVLDYLKDFAHAEQWDPGTQRCERIDSGPVTEGAYWHSVSRILGRTAELTYTLDELTDRRLVFVGESSSATSVDTITIEPDGAGSVITYEAERQMHGTARVLNPVIKLAIERLAGDTERQLTAVLNDLAHQPDQARGASR, from the coding sequence ATGCCCACCGTGTCACGCACCTTCGCCGTCAGTCCGCCGCCCACGGTCGTCCTCGATTACCTCAAGGACTTCGCCCATGCCGAGCAGTGGGACCCGGGCACGCAGCGCTGTGAACGCATCGACAGCGGCCCGGTGACCGAGGGCGCCTACTGGCACAGCGTCTCGAGGATCCTGGGCCGCACCGCGGAGCTGACCTACACGCTCGACGAGCTGACCGACCGCAGACTCGTGTTCGTCGGCGAGAGCAGTTCCGCCACGTCGGTCGACACCATCACGATCGAGCCGGACGGCGCCGGGTCGGTCATCACCTACGAGGCCGAACGGCAGATGCACGGCACCGCCCGGGTGCTCAACCCGGTGATCAAGCTGGCGATCGAAAGGCTCGCCGGAGACACCGAGCGGCAGTTGACCGCCGTGCTCAACGACCTGGCCCACCAGCCGGATCAGGCCCGCGGCGCCAGCCGGTAG
- a CDS encoding pirin family protein — MTTTNSVVDIRRAEDRAATKIAWLDSKHSFSFGGHYEPDNTHHGLLLVNNDDRVAPGTGFDTHPHRDMEIVTWVLRGSLVHQDSTGHSGVIYPGLAQRMSAGRGILHSEKNDSWTLTGDETHSVPVHFVQMWVVPDESGLTPGYQQLEIDDELLRGGLVTIASGMPEHRDAAAITIRNRYAALHGARLQAGQSVELPDAPYLHLFVPRGEVVLEGAGPLHQGDAVRFTASGGQRVTATDAAEILVWEMHAGLAAA; from the coding sequence ATGACCACCACCAACAGCGTCGTCGACATCCGGCGCGCCGAGGACCGCGCCGCCACGAAGATCGCCTGGCTGGACTCCAAGCACTCGTTCTCCTTCGGCGGTCACTACGAACCCGACAACACCCACCACGGGCTGCTGCTGGTCAACAACGACGACCGGGTCGCACCGGGTACAGGATTCGATACCCACCCGCACCGCGACATGGAGATCGTCACGTGGGTGCTGCGCGGCTCGCTGGTGCACCAGGACTCCACCGGCCACTCCGGCGTCATCTACCCGGGGCTGGCGCAGCGGATGTCGGCGGGACGCGGCATCCTGCACTCCGAGAAGAACGACTCGTGGACGCTGACCGGCGACGAAACGCACAGTGTCCCGGTGCATTTCGTCCAGATGTGGGTGGTCCCCGACGAGTCCGGCCTCACCCCGGGCTATCAGCAGCTCGAGATCGACGACGAGCTGCTGCGCGGCGGCCTCGTGACGATCGCCTCCGGCATGCCCGAACACCGCGACGCCGCGGCCATCACGATCCGCAACCGGTACGCGGCGCTGCACGGCGCCCGGCTGCAGGCGGGACAGAGCGTGGAACTGCCCGACGCGCCGTACCTGCACCTGTTCGTGCCCCGCGGCGAGGTCGTGCTCGAAGGCGCGGGACCGCTGCACCAAGGTGACGCCGTGCGCTTCACCGCATCGGGCGGTCAGCGCGTCACCGCCACCGACGCCGCCGAGATCCTCGTCTGGGAGATGCATGCCGGACTTGCTGCGGCATAA
- a CDS encoding ArsR/SmtB family transcription factor, whose amino-acid sequence MSRATAAPLFDALGDPHRLRMVIWLCDTGPCSTSAVTQSVPVTRQAATKHLALLESAGVVRSEKRGRERIWSVQTRSLTAAQDYLGALSQRWDRRIDRLRAFVEE is encoded by the coding sequence ATGAGCAGGGCGACTGCGGCACCGCTGTTCGATGCGCTGGGGGATCCCCACCGGCTGCGGATGGTCATCTGGTTGTGCGACACCGGACCGTGCTCGACGTCGGCGGTGACGCAGTCGGTTCCGGTGACCCGGCAGGCGGCTACCAAGCACCTCGCGCTGCTGGAATCGGCCGGGGTGGTCCGCAGCGAGAAACGCGGGCGGGAGCGGATCTGGTCGGTACAGACCCGATCGCTGACCGCCGCCCAGGATTACCTGGGCGCGCTGTCGCAGCGCTGGGACCGGCGCATCGACCGGCTGCGGGCCTTCGTCGAGGAGTAG
- a CDS encoding mammalian cell entry protein produces MSPRRRVDDTAADYFTRTPRPPRRWGLAAVSVVAALVVAAALTASTFMLVRHESDRRQSLTEAAALGYAREFMTTYTSLDPFNANAYTDRIAAQATGEFAKNFKEKQNAILLQVAQAEPTTGAVLEAGVQRWNDDGSADVLIATKVTSKSPDGKTTIESGSRWIATTIKEGQQWKISNLVQVI; encoded by the coding sequence GTGAGTCCGCGCCGCAGGGTCGACGACACCGCCGCCGACTACTTCACCCGCACCCCGCGCCCACCGCGGCGGTGGGGGCTGGCCGCGGTGTCGGTCGTCGCGGCGCTCGTCGTCGCGGCGGCACTGACGGCCAGCACGTTCATGCTCGTCCGGCACGAGTCGGATCGTCGGCAGTCGCTCACCGAGGCGGCCGCCCTGGGCTACGCCCGCGAGTTCATGACGACCTACACCAGCCTGGACCCGTTCAACGCCAACGCCTACACCGACCGGATCGCCGCGCAGGCCACCGGCGAGTTCGCCAAGAACTTCAAGGAGAAGCAGAACGCGATCCTGCTCCAGGTGGCCCAGGCCGAACCCACGACCGGTGCGGTGCTGGAGGCCGGCGTGCAGCGGTGGAACGACGACGGCAGCGCCGACGTCCTGATCGCGACCAAGGTGACCTCGAAGTCGCCGGACGGCAAGACGACGATCGAGAGTGGGAGTCGCTGGATCGCCACGACGATCAAGGAAGGACAGCAGTGGAAGATCAGCAACCTGGTTCAGGTGATCTGA
- a CDS encoding MarR family winged helix-turn-helix transcriptional regulator: MEWLTAEQQRIWRDYLAMTSRLHTAMHRQLQSDCELSLSDYDVLVALSERGPLRITELGELIGWEQSRLSHQLRRMRGRGLVEREGDDDDRRAATVTITDAGRSALETAAPGHVDLVRSTVFDGLSASQQRAFGAAIDIVLDRLRAAGGTDGTTPPR, from the coding sequence ATGGAATGGCTCACGGCCGAGCAGCAGCGCATCTGGCGCGACTACCTGGCGATGACCAGCAGGCTGCACACGGCGATGCACCGTCAGCTCCAGTCGGACTGCGAACTCTCGCTGTCCGACTACGACGTCCTGGTCGCGCTCTCCGAACGGGGCCCGCTGCGCATCACCGAACTCGGCGAGCTGATCGGATGGGAACAGAGCCGGCTCTCGCACCAGCTGCGCCGGATGCGCGGGCGCGGTCTGGTGGAGCGGGAGGGCGACGACGACGACCGGCGCGCCGCGACGGTGACGATCACCGACGCGGGGCGATCCGCACTGGAGACCGCGGCGCCCGGGCACGTCGACCTCGTCCGCTCGACGGTGTTCGACGGGCTGTCGGCGTCGCAGCAGCGCGCGTTCGGCGCCGCGATCGACATCGTGCTCGACCGTCTCCGGGCCGCCGGCGGGACCGACGGGACGACTCCGCCGCGGTGA
- a CDS encoding PQQ-dependent sugar dehydrogenase: MPDLLRHNRIGALLVGAALVAGCTDAQAPPQPASSTGATTSSAPPATGADVVTVEVPPGLAQAPFDEPRQVQVPAGWTLSVWARTPRPRLSTWAPDGTLLVSVPSAGTVLRFTPRGSGADESVLLDGLDQPHGLAFAGTTLYVAQSNRVDAYDYRAGSATDPRVVADGLPDAKSPDLRGAYAHALKSVAVGPDGAVFFSIGSTGNITAADRTANPPRATIMRVPPGGGPAEPFATGVRNGTGLAVAPDGALWTANNGRDNIADPRTGRVDPSYVSDHPREQLARLSPGRELGWPFCNPDGGPANLPLVRDVQTNADGSRMDCAALPPIEQSFAAHSAPLGLSFTTGALPEPYAQGALVGVHGSWNATPPREPEVSFFPWRDGALGDQQTLVAGFQADDGSRWGRPVAAVTGPDGAVYITDDAADAIYRLAPRA, encoded by the coding sequence ATGCCGGACTTGCTGCGGCATAACCGAATCGGTGCGCTGCTCGTCGGCGCAGCCCTGGTGGCGGGGTGTACCGACGCGCAGGCACCGCCGCAACCGGCGTCGTCGACGGGCGCCACCACGTCCTCGGCGCCACCGGCGACGGGTGCCGACGTGGTCACCGTCGAGGTGCCGCCCGGCCTGGCGCAGGCGCCGTTCGACGAACCCCGGCAGGTTCAGGTACCCGCCGGGTGGACGCTCTCGGTGTGGGCCAGGACGCCGCGGCCGCGGCTGAGCACCTGGGCCCCCGACGGCACGCTGCTGGTGTCGGTGCCGAGCGCCGGCACGGTGCTGCGGTTCACCCCGCGCGGCAGCGGCGCCGACGAGTCGGTGCTGCTCGACGGCCTGGACCAGCCGCACGGCCTGGCCTTCGCCGGCACCACCCTCTACGTCGCGCAGAGCAACCGGGTCGACGCCTACGACTACCGCGCGGGGTCCGCCACCGACCCGCGCGTCGTGGCCGACGGCCTGCCCGACGCGAAGAGCCCCGACCTGCGCGGCGCGTACGCCCATGCGCTCAAGAGCGTGGCCGTGGGACCGGATGGGGCGGTGTTCTTCTCGATCGGGTCGACGGGCAACATCACGGCCGCGGACCGCACCGCGAATCCACCCCGGGCGACGATCATGCGGGTGCCCCCCGGCGGCGGGCCCGCCGAGCCGTTCGCGACCGGCGTACGCAACGGTACCGGCCTGGCCGTTGCCCCCGACGGCGCGCTGTGGACGGCCAACAACGGTCGCGACAACATCGCCGATCCGCGCACCGGCAGGGTCGATCCGTCCTATGTCAGCGACCATCCGCGCGAACAGCTGGCACGCCTGTCGCCGGGACGCGAACTGGGCTGGCCGTTCTGCAATCCCGATGGCGGCCCGGCGAACCTCCCCCTCGTCCGTGACGTCCAGACCAATGCCGACGGCAGCCGGATGGACTGTGCGGCACTGCCGCCGATCGAGCAGAGCTTCGCCGCCCACTCGGCGCCACTGGGGTTGAGCTTCACCACCGGTGCACTGCCCGAGCCCTACGCGCAGGGTGCGCTCGTCGGCGTGCACGGGTCATGGAATGCCACGCCGCCGCGGGAACCCGAGGTGTCGTTCTTCCCGTGGCGCGACGGCGCTCTGGGCGACCAGCAGACCCTCGTCGCCGGCTTCCAGGCTGACGACGGATCGCGCTGGGGCCGGCCGGTGGCCGCGGTCACCGGCCCCGACGGCGCGGTCTACATCACCGACGACGCCGCCGACGCGATCTACCGGCTGGCGCCGCGGGCCTGA
- a CDS encoding RDD family protein, with amino-acid sequence MTVVLPISASRAEDAAPDPTPASWATRAGAFAVDIVPGAAVGATMALLALASPADGWARWVFTGAGAAALFAMAFNRLVAPAATGWTLGRAVCGIAVRDRSGAPVGIARLTLRELAHLVDTLAVFVGWLWPLWDRRRRTFADLLARTEVLRVARPRRDMRRLVAVFLIAVALLCAAAAGLGYLAVYRHERAVDAAKAQIAEQGPRIVEQMLSYGADTMPSDFARAQGLTTDGYRAQLIAQQQAAQKAGVTSNEYWAVSSAVLTNPPVTPDQVSMLMAMQGQRGDDPKDLKFITATVRVDFDRSSDGQWKVANLTVLKKPQMNQARQ; translated from the coding sequence GTGACGGTCGTCCTCCCGATCTCCGCGTCGCGAGCCGAGGACGCCGCGCCGGATCCGACGCCGGCGTCCTGGGCGACGCGGGCGGGCGCGTTCGCGGTCGACATCGTGCCCGGCGCCGCCGTGGGCGCGACGATGGCGCTGCTGGCGCTGGCGTCGCCCGCCGACGGTTGGGCGCGCTGGGTGTTCACCGGGGCGGGGGCGGCGGCGCTGTTCGCGATGGCGTTCAACCGATTGGTGGCACCCGCCGCGACCGGATGGACGCTGGGCCGCGCGGTGTGCGGCATCGCGGTGCGCGACCGCAGCGGCGCACCCGTCGGCATCGCCCGGTTGACCCTGCGCGAACTGGCCCACCTGGTGGACACGCTGGCGGTCTTCGTCGGATGGTTGTGGCCGCTGTGGGACCGGCGCCGCCGCACCTTCGCCGACCTGCTGGCCCGCACCGAGGTGCTGCGCGTCGCGCGGCCCCGCCGCGACATGCGCCGGTTGGTGGCCGTGTTCCTGATCGCGGTGGCGCTGCTGTGCGCCGCGGCCGCGGGCCTCGGTTACCTCGCCGTGTACCGGCATGAGCGCGCCGTCGACGCGGCGAAAGCGCAGATCGCCGAGCAGGGGCCGCGGATCGTCGAGCAGATGCTCAGCTACGGCGCCGACACGATGCCTTCCGACTTCGCCCGCGCGCAGGGCCTGACCACCGACGGCTACCGTGCGCAGTTGATCGCGCAGCAGCAGGCCGCCCAGAAGGCGGGCGTGACGTCCAACGAGTACTGGGCGGTGAGCAGCGCGGTGCTGACGAACCCGCCGGTGACGCCGGATCAGGTGTCCATGCTGATGGCGATGCAGGGGCAGCGTGGCGACGATCCCAAGGACCTGAAGTTCATCACCGCGACGGTGCGGGTGGACTTCGACCGGTCGTCCGACGGCCAGTGGAAGGTCGCGAACCTGACGGTGCTGAAGAAGCCGCAAATGAACCAGGCGCGGCAGTGA
- a CDS encoding sigma-70 family RNA polymerase sigma factor — translation MSVLLRKLPHVSVLAVDGSSAEDAFLADAQRYRRELLAHCYRMTGSLHDAEDLVQETYLRAWKSYHGFEGKSSIRTWLYRIATNTCLTALEGRNRRPLPSGLGQPSSDPLGELNERHEITWLEPLPDAPREDPSDPSVIAESRESVRLAFIAALQHLPPRQRAVLVLREVLQWKAAEVGAAIGASTAAVNSLLQRARAQLEEVAPTRDDEAADPGSPETAELLDRFIAAFETYDIDRLVELFTADAIWEMPPFDGWYDGPADIVSLSKNHCPAEGPGDMLYLRTTANGQPAAAMYMRNPQTGVHEAFQLQVLDIRTTGIAHVVAFMERSLFEKFGLPATL, via the coding sequence CTGTCGGTGCTGCTGCGTAAGCTGCCACACGTGAGCGTGTTGGCTGTCGATGGCAGCAGCGCAGAGGACGCCTTCCTCGCCGACGCCCAGCGGTATCGGCGGGAGCTCCTGGCGCACTGCTACCGGATGACCGGTTCCCTGCACGATGCGGAGGACCTGGTCCAGGAGACGTATCTGCGGGCGTGGAAGTCCTACCACGGGTTCGAGGGCAAATCCTCGATCCGCACGTGGCTGTACCGGATCGCGACGAACACGTGCCTGACCGCGCTGGAGGGCCGCAACCGACGCCCGCTGCCCAGCGGGCTGGGCCAGCCGTCGTCGGATCCCCTCGGTGAGCTCAACGAGCGGCACGAGATCACCTGGCTCGAACCGCTGCCCGACGCGCCGCGGGAGGACCCGTCCGACCCGTCGGTGATCGCCGAGTCCCGCGAATCGGTGCGGCTGGCGTTCATCGCGGCCCTGCAGCATCTGCCGCCGCGGCAGCGAGCGGTGCTGGTGCTGCGCGAGGTGCTGCAGTGGAAGGCCGCCGAGGTGGGCGCGGCGATCGGCGCGTCGACCGCCGCGGTGAACAGTCTGCTGCAGCGGGCCCGGGCGCAACTCGAGGAGGTGGCGCCCACCCGCGACGACGAGGCGGCCGATCCCGGCTCGCCCGAGACCGCTGAGCTGCTGGACCGCTTCATCGCCGCCTTCGAGACCTACGACATCGACCGGCTGGTCGAGCTGTTCACCGCCGACGCGATCTGGGAGATGCCACCGTTCGACGGGTGGTACGACGGCCCGGCCGACATCGTCTCGCTGTCGAAGAACCACTGCCCCGCCGAGGGACCCGGCGACATGCTCTACCTGCGCACGACGGCCAACGGCCAGCCTGCCGCGGCGATGTACATGCGCAACCCCCAGACCGGAGTGCACGAGGCGTTCCAACTGCAGGTGCTCGACATCCGCACCACGGGCATCGCGCACGTCGTCGCGTTCATGGAGAGGTCCCTGTTCGAGAAGTTCGGCCTGCCCGCGACGCTGTAG
- a CDS encoding mammalian cell entry protein: MEDQQPGSGDLTTDDEAVTSTGDTLEETPQRRRRFFRRRTVAAPDNDTVDAAEAPEAPAEDQPKTPVGKAARAARAAESPTATTSSADTDTDADSEPPAEVVLVPHRPAGARTIGVAVAASVLFVGGSAFAGAMVQPYLAQRALNATKIEIARTATAAITALWTYTPDDMPTLADRASKFLAGDFAGEYRKYIDAIVEPNKQAQVTNTTEVVGAAVESVSPANTPTEATALVYTNSVATSPVTKNIPSLRYLSYRLTMTRDGGEWLITRMSTITSFDLTPKL; encoded by the coding sequence GTGGAAGATCAGCAACCTGGTTCAGGTGATCTGACCACCGACGACGAGGCCGTCACCTCGACCGGCGACACCCTCGAGGAGACACCGCAGCGCCGCCGCCGGTTCTTCCGGCGCCGGACGGTGGCCGCCCCCGACAACGACACAGTCGACGCAGCCGAGGCACCCGAGGCGCCCGCCGAGGACCAGCCGAAAACGCCCGTCGGCAAGGCCGCCCGCGCCGCCCGAGCCGCAGAGTCACCGACGGCGACGACGTCATCGGCAGACACCGACACCGACGCCGACAGCGAGCCTCCCGCCGAGGTCGTCCTGGTGCCGCACCGGCCCGCGGGCGCACGGACGATCGGCGTGGCGGTGGCCGCGTCGGTGCTGTTCGTCGGCGGCAGCGCCTTCGCCGGGGCGATGGTGCAGCCCTACCTGGCTCAGCGTGCGCTGAACGCCACCAAGATCGAGATCGCGCGCACGGCGACGGCCGCGATCACCGCGCTGTGGACCTACACCCCCGACGACATGCCGACGCTGGCCGACCGGGCGTCGAAGTTCCTGGCCGGCGATTTCGCGGGCGAGTACCGCAAGTACATCGACGCGATCGTCGAACCGAACAAGCAGGCGCAGGTCACCAACACCACCGAGGTGGTGGGCGCCGCGGTGGAGAGCGTGTCGCCGGCCAACACGCCGACCGAGGCGACCGCGCTGGTCTACACCAACTCCGTGGCCACCAGCCCGGTCACCAAGAACATCCCGTCCCTGCGGTACCTGTCCTACCGGCTGACGATGACCCGCGACGGCGGCGAGTGGCTGATCACCCGGATGTCGACCATCACCTCGTTCGACCTCACCCCCAAGCTGTAG
- a CDS encoding fructosamine kinase family protein — protein MSRADVFHVKRDARAPAGFFACEAAGLHWLSAADGGVPCARVVAVDEQSLTLERLTTAAPTERAAVAFGARLARTHAAGADGFGAPPQGWTAPAGFFGPLGRPLPMSYDRDASWGRFYATRRLAPMAERAAVRLDAATREAVQAVISRCLAGDFDDPAEQPSRLHGDLWSGNVMWTPDGVVLIDPAAHGGHRETDLAMLALFGCPHLDAVLDGYQSVRPLADGWRGRVGLHQLYPLLAHVVLFGAGYVDQTHAAARGAL, from the coding sequence GTGAGCAGGGCTGACGTGTTCCACGTGAAACGCGACGCCCGGGCACCGGCCGGCTTCTTCGCGTGCGAAGCAGCGGGGCTGCACTGGCTCTCGGCCGCCGACGGGGGAGTGCCGTGCGCCCGGGTGGTGGCGGTGGACGAGCAGTCGCTGACGCTGGAGCGGTTGACGACGGCCGCGCCGACCGAGCGCGCCGCGGTGGCGTTCGGCGCGCGGCTGGCCCGCACCCACGCCGCGGGTGCCGACGGCTTCGGCGCGCCCCCGCAGGGCTGGACGGCGCCGGCCGGATTCTTCGGCCCGCTCGGCCGGCCGCTGCCGATGAGCTACGACCGGGACGCGTCGTGGGGCCGGTTCTACGCGACTCGCCGGCTCGCGCCGATGGCCGAGCGTGCCGCTGTGCGTCTGGACGCGGCCACCCGCGAGGCGGTGCAGGCTGTCATCTCCCGTTGTCTTGCAGGCGATTTCGACGACCCCGCCGAACAGCCCAGTCGGTTGCACGGCGACCTGTGGAGCGGCAACGTGATGTGGACGCCCGACGGCGTGGTGCTCATCGACCCGGCCGCCCACGGCGGCCACCGGGAGACCGATCTGGCGATGCTCGCGCTGTTCGGCTGTCCGCACCTCGACGCCGTGCTCGACGGCTACCAGAGCGTGCGGCCGCTGGCCGACGGCTGGCGGGGCCGGGTCGGCCTGCACCAGCTCTACCCGCTGCTGGCCCACGTCGTGCTGTTCGGCGCGGGCTACGTCGACCAGACCCACGCGGCGGCGCGCGGCGCGCTCTAG
- a CDS encoding YoaK family protein — translation MAPPSPVSYRQTLTALLLLTFTTGLIDAVSVLILGHVFVANMTGNVIFLGFWFVPHSGVDLTAAVVAFAGFVLGTIVGGRLSRHLESHLRRWLVTALGAEAVLLAVLAVLAGTGVLDYHDNRKLILIAGLAVAFGAQNATARQFGIQELSTTVLTSTIVGIGFDSRLAGGTGDREKLRYGVVATMCLGAGVGATLTRFAVAPIIGLAALIVTVSAAIFWFGEQG, via the coding sequence GTGGCGCCCCCCTCGCCGGTGTCGTACCGGCAGACGCTGACGGCGCTGCTGCTGCTCACCTTCACGACGGGGCTCATCGACGCGGTCAGCGTGCTGATCCTGGGGCACGTGTTCGTCGCGAACATGACCGGCAATGTGATCTTCCTGGGGTTCTGGTTCGTCCCGCACTCCGGCGTGGACCTGACCGCCGCGGTCGTCGCGTTCGCGGGCTTCGTCCTCGGCACCATCGTGGGCGGTCGGCTGTCGCGCCACCTGGAGAGCCATCTGCGGCGCTGGCTCGTCACCGCGCTGGGCGCCGAGGCCGTGCTGCTGGCCGTGCTCGCGGTGCTCGCCGGTACCGGGGTGCTCGACTATCACGACAACCGCAAGCTCATCCTGATCGCCGGGCTCGCGGTGGCGTTCGGTGCCCAGAACGCGACGGCCCGCCAGTTCGGCATCCAGGAGTTGTCCACCACGGTGCTGACGTCGACGATCGTCGGGATCGGCTTCGACAGCCGGCTGGCCGGCGGTACCGGTGACCGGGAGAAGCTGCGCTACGGCGTGGTGGCGACGATGTGCCTGGGCGCGGGGGTCGGTGCGACGCTGACGCGGTTCGCCGTGGCGCCGATCATCGGACTGGCGGCGCTGATCGTCACCGTGAGTGCGGCCATCTTCTGGTTCGGTGAGCAGGGCTGA
- a CDS encoding phosphodiester glycosidase family protein, producing the protein MPTPVANIRRALSGVAAAVVCAVVAAGVTAPAAAAASARELLAGAIANTKGSYLVYNFGGGFPAPMLDAGGRWYEMTNGGRLMIIKAASTRLAPRLLADSHTGFQARCERDPRARTAEGLLQASETYSPLQAWQVLGQPTIAINANFFDVRGQQGGSWKSTGCSSPLGAYVDNTRNLGRTNAAVTGTLAYAGKQGLSGGNENWMVLSTMILPVQGAPFVVPPRSEDDFDAASPVIADLLDKGTRFVAVAGLPLLAPGDTGQMNDPGPSAARTAIAYVRDRDEMYVFSGGSYTPDQIQDLFRGLGSDTAILLDGGGSSAIVLRRDTGGMWAGAGSPQGSCDTMAVLCDSHERAQPAWLAFN; encoded by the coding sequence GTGCCGACTCCTGTCGCAAACATTCGCCGCGCGCTGTCCGGCGTCGCCGCCGCGGTGGTGTGCGCGGTGGTCGCGGCCGGGGTCACCGCACCGGCCGCCGCCGCGGCGAGCGCACGCGAGCTCCTCGCCGGCGCGATCGCCAACACCAAGGGCTCGTATCTGGTCTACAACTTCGGCGGCGGATTCCCCGCGCCGATGCTCGACGCCGGAGGTCGCTGGTACGAGATGACCAACGGCGGCCGGCTGATGATCATCAAGGCCGCGTCCACCCGGCTGGCCCCGCGGCTGCTCGCCGATTCGCACACCGGGTTCCAGGCCCGCTGCGAACGCGATCCGCGGGCGCGAACCGCCGAGGGCCTGCTCCAGGCCTCGGAGACCTACTCGCCGCTGCAGGCGTGGCAGGTGCTCGGGCAGCCGACGATCGCGATCAACGCCAACTTCTTCGACGTCCGCGGTCAGCAGGGCGGCTCGTGGAAGTCCACCGGGTGCAGCTCGCCGTTGGGCGCCTACGTCGACAACACCCGCAACCTGGGCCGCACCAACGCCGCGGTCACCGGCACGCTGGCCTACGCGGGCAAGCAGGGACTCTCGGGCGGCAACGAGAACTGGATGGTGCTCTCGACGATGATCCTTCCGGTGCAGGGCGCGCCGTTCGTCGTCCCGCCCCGCAGCGAGGACGACTTCGACGCGGCCTCGCCGGTGATCGCAGACCTGTTGGACAAGGGCACGCGGTTCGTCGCCGTCGCCGGTCTTCCCCTGCTGGCCCCCGGCGACACCGGCCAGATGAACGACCCCGGCCCGAGTGCGGCCCGCACCGCGATCGCCTATGTCCGCGACCGCGACGAGATGTACGTCTTCTCCGGCGGCAGCTACACCCCCGACCAGATCCAGGACCTGTTCCGCGGGCTGGGCAGCGATACGGCGATCCTGCTCGACGGCGGCGGGTCCTCGGCGATCGTGCTGCGCCGCGACACCGGCGGCATGTGGGCGGGCGCGGGCTCCCCGCAGGGCTCCTGCGACACGATGGCGGTGCTGTGCGATTCGCACGAGCGGGCACAGCCCGCCTGGCTCGCGTTCAACTAG